One segment of Triticum aestivum cultivar Chinese Spring chromosome 2A, IWGSC CS RefSeq v2.1, whole genome shotgun sequence DNA contains the following:
- the LOC123191314 gene encoding uncharacterized protein, giving the protein MATSQVTQAKQHAVVVLPVADATEGGLVDSAGRRQESQNTRLEIDIGENRTMVIEITLTGKLALQCPAGTTPPAADAAAEQAVENQEYMDQMRGWLMTVGTLFIGMSFQAALQPPSWMPKDWYMVLRKNNSIRIPWSHLSPAEMAAPDNISKKEAIHALNYVLTNTTTFAISLALVSALVIMKRSPPTRFIYMVKVMVGLLCFFVAWSFAIGNGYDPAASWVVVAFLVMYGFSTLFAFFTVMWLPYHLIRPALERLKLLPKAAAHVS; this is encoded by the exons ATGGCAACATCACAAGTGACGCAGGCGAAACAACACGCGGTTGTTGTCCTGCCAGTCGCCGACGCCACTGAGGGAGGACTTGTGGATTCTGCTGGGCGGCGCCAGGAATCGCAG AACACTAGGCTGGAAATCGACATTGGCGAGAACAGGACAATGGTCATTGAGATCACCCTTACAGGGAAACTAGCTCTGCAGTGCCCTGCGGGTACCACGCCCCCGGCGGCGGACGCAGCAGCAGAACAGGCAGTTGAAAACCAGGAGTACATGGACCAGATGCGCGGATGGCTGATGACTGTGGGCACCCTGTTCATCGGCATGTCGTTTCAGGCGGCGTTGCAGCCGCCAAGCTGGATGCCCAAGGATTGGTACATGGTGCTGAGGAAGAATAATTCTATCCGTATTCCCTGGTCCCATCTTTCTCCTGCAGAAATGGCGGCGCCAGATAACATCTCAAAGAAAGAAGCTATTCACGCACTCAACTACGTGCTCACTAACACGACCACTTTCGCGATATCGCTAGCACTAGTGTCAGCACTGGTGATAATGAAAAGGTCGCCACCCACACGTTTCATATACATGGTAAAGGTGATGGTGGGGCTCCTCTGCTTCTTTGTCGCCTGGAGCTTCGCCATCGGTAACGGGTACGATCCAGCCGCTTCCTGGGTGGTCGTTGCTTTCCTCGTGATGTACGGCTTTAGTACGCTTTTTGCGTTCTTCACCGTGATGTGGCTTCCCTACCACCTGATCAGGCCGGCTTTGGAACGGCTTAAGCTTTTGCCCAAGGCTGCTGCCCACGTAAGCTAG